The Stenotrophomonas maltophilia genome segment GAATCGATTCCGAAGGCTTCAGCCACCGGCGCCAGTGAGCCCAGCGGCAGAGTGAGCGTCTTCTGGAACTGCAGGCGGCGCACTTCGCCGGTGATCTCCGGCAGGCGCAGCAGCCGGGTGGCGTCCTGCAGGTCCTGCTTGTTGCGAACGGCTGCATCGGCAGCGGCCAGCGCATCGGAGACCTGCTCCAGGCGTTGCCGCGCCTGTTCCCAGTCCAGTGCGGGTGCATCGGCACTGCTCTGCGCTGCCGCCGCAAGCGGCAGGCAGGCTGCCAGGGTCAACGCAACTTTCGCGCGGTGCATCCTTGTACGTCGGCCGATCACGCCCATGCCGTCCCAGTGGTAAAGAAGTGCGCAAACGGTAGTGCGCATCGTGTGAAGCCCGGGTCTGCGGTCATCGGTCTTTCCTCAACGAAGGGTGCCGCTGGCCGCAGTACGCAGCGCCTGGGTGATGCGCTGCAGCGTGCTTGAGCGCACGGCGGCATGCTGCCAGTACAACGGCACATCGAACCAGCGGCGGGGTTCCAGTACCACCACGCGGCCGGCGCGCACAGCGGGCGCGGCCAGGGTTTCCGGGGCCAGGCCCCAGCCAAGTCCGCACGCGGCGGCTTCGACGAAACCGGTGGAGGAGGGCAGGTAGTGTAGCGGCGGCTGCAGCCGCGCGCGGGTCAGGCGACGCACGAAGCGCCACTGCAGTTCATCTTTGCGGTTGAACACCAGCATCGGCGCGCGTGCCAGCGCCGTGGCGTCCATGCCATCGCTGAAGTACTGGCGGGCGAAGCCGGGCGAAGCAATCGCTTGGTAGCGCATGGCGCCGAGCGGGTGCACGTTGCAGCCCTTCACCGGCTGGCTTTCGGCGGTGACCGCACCCGCCACGCTGCCGTCGCGCAGCAACCGCAGGGTGTGGTCCTGGTCGTCCATGCGCAGGTCGAACAGGTAGCCATGGCGCTGGTGCAGGTCGGCGATGGCCGGCACGAACCACGTATCGAGCGAATCATCATTGACCGCCAGCGGGATCGGGGTGCGCGCAGCGTCGCTGCTGCCACGCTCGGGTAGCAGCTCGGCCAATGCCTCGGCTTCCAGCGCCTGCATCGGTCGCACCCGGCGCAGCAGCGCCTCACCGGCGGCGGTGGGGCGGCACGGCGCCTGGCGCACCACCAGCACCTGCCCGAGCCGGTCTTCCAGAGCCTTGATCCGCTGCGACAGTGCTGATGGACTGATCGACAGGCGGCGTGCCGCAGCCTCGAAGCTGCCTTCCTCCAGCACCGCGGCAAACGCGGCCAGTTGCGGGTGTACCAGGTCCATGCCGGTGCCTCTTCAGTTTTCCTGCGCAGGATAAAGAAAAATCAGTTTGTCTAAACAACGCTGTTGGCCGCACCCTGCGCGTCCCCTCGCTGCCTGGCCTGTCCCGATGTGGATTGCCGCTACCGTCGCCGGCCTCTTCGCGGGCGCCGGCCTGATCATCGCCATCGGCGCACAGAATGCCTTCGTGCTGCGCCAGGGCCTGCAACAACGTCATGTGGGCAGGGTGGTGCTGGCCTGCGCCGGCGCGGATATCGCGTTGATCCTGGCCGGCGTGGGCGGCATGGGCGCGCTGGTGCTGCAGTGGCCGCTGCTGCTGCAGGTGCTGCGCATCGGTGGTGCGGTCTTCCTGCTCTGGTATGGCCTGCAGGCCGGGATGCGTGCGTGGCGCGGTGGCAGCGCACTGGCGGCGGGTGACGTGGACGGTGGCGATCGACGGCAGGTGCTGCTGACCTGTCTGGCCTTCACTCTGCTCAATCCGCACGTTTACCTGGATACGGTGGTGTTGCTGGGCAGCCTGTCCACGCGCTATCCGGGCGATCTGCGCTGGGCCTTCGCCGCGGGTGCCTGCCTCGCCAGCGTGGCCTGGTTCTGCACGCTGGGCTATGGCGCGCGCCTGTTGCAGCCGGTGTTCCGCAGGCCGTCTGCGTGGCGGGTGCTGGATGCCGGCGTGGCGATGTTCATGCTCTGCCTTGCCATGCTGTTGCTGTTGCGCCCGCTCTAGGCGGCATCCACCGCGCACAACGGTGTTTCGCCCGGGCGCAGGGTCAGCACGCGCACGCCGCTGCCGGTGACCGCGACGGTATGCTCGAACTGCGCCGACAGCTTGCCGTCGCGGGTGTAGACCGGCCATTCGTCCGGCTGCTGGCGGATGGCCGGCTTGCCCTGGTTGAGCATCGGCTCGATGGTGAACACCATGCCTTCTTCCAGCACCATGCCGGTGTTGGGATGGCCGTAGTGCAGGATCTGCGGTTCCTCGTGCATCTCCTGGCCGATGCCGTGGCCGCAGTACTCCTTCACCACGCTGTAGCCGTGGCTGCGCGCGTGGCGGGCGATGGCGTGGCCGATGTCACCCAGGCGCGAGCCGGGGCGGACCGCAGCGATGCCTTTCCACATCGCCTGGTAGGCGGTCTGCACCAGCCGGCGCGCGGCGTAGTCGACCTCACCGACCAGGTAGGTGGTGCTGGAGTCGGCGATGTAGCCGTTCTTCTCCAGGGTGATGTCGAGGTTGACGATCTGGCCGTTGCGCAGCACGTCGGTGGTGCTGGGAACGCCGTGGCAGATCACGTTGTCGATCGAGGTATTGAGCACGTAGGGAAAGCCGTACTGGCCCTTGCTGGCCGGCCTCGCCTGCAGTTCATCGACGATCATGCGTTCGACGAAATCGTTGACCTCCATCGTGCTGCGGCCCTGCAGCGGCAGCTGGTCGAGTGCGGCGAACACCTGGGCCAGCAGGCGACCCGATTCGGCCATCAGCACGATCTCGTCGGGGCGCTTGATGATGCCCATCGGCTCAGACCTGGCCCGGGGGCAGCAGCGGCGGCTGCACACCGGCCGCGCGCAGCTCGCTGGCGACGATGTCCTGGAAGCTCAGCGTGGGGTTCAGCTCGCAGAGCATGCCGACCCGGATCCAGAAGTTGGCCTGGGCATTGATCGAGCGGCTGGAGACGGTGCAGGCACGGCGCAGCTGGTCGTGCAGGGTGTCATCGATGTTGACGATGCCCATGGATGGCCTCGAAGTATGAATATACGAATCGTAAATGTTTCGTATATCCATCTCAAGCCAGCGTCATTCAGTCCGTGTGGGTGGCGAAGCGCAGCCGGTTGCCATCCGGGTCGCGCAGCAGCATTTCGCGGCTGCCCCATTCGGTGTCATGCGGGGGCTGCTCGATTGGGACGTTGGCGGCACCGAAGGCGCGGTGCAGGCTGTCGACGTCGTCAACGATGAAGTACACCGCGCCGCCGACCTCGCAGTCGCCGCTGTGTTCGGTAAGGAAGATCGTCTGGCCGTCGCGGGTGAGCTGGGCGAACAGTGGGAAGCCGGGTTCGAAGCGATGTTCCCAGTCGACCACGAAGCCCAGCCCCTGCACGTAGAACGGCAGGGTGGTGTCGGCGTGGCGCATGCGCAGTTGCGGGATGACGGTCTGGGGCATGGCGAGGGCTCCGGGACGGGAGTCCAGTGTAGTGCCGGCCGCTGGCCGGCATTGGTCTGGTAGGTGCCAACCTTGGTTGGCATTGCCGGCCAGCGGCCGGCACTACCGGAGCCACGCCGGCCTGCGGCCGGCATTACCGGCGCGGTCAGCAGGCCGTCGGTACGGCGGCGATTGCCGCCAGCAGTTCGCGGTTCACCTGCTGGTGACGCGCCTGCCAGGCAGGAAGATCTTCGGCGCTGATGTCCGGTTGGCCATCCAGCGACGACAACCAGCGCTTGAAGCGGCTCTGGTAGTTGGCCAGCGACACTTCCCCGGTGATGTCACTGCCGACCAGGCCGCCGGCACGCAGCGCCTCGATCACCACCAGTGCGTCTTCCAGCTGGAATCGGCCCTGGTCCCAGTTGCTGCGCGCGACGTCCTCGGCGAACACGTCCTTGTCGATCGACAGGTAGGCCGGCTGCGGCGACTTGGCCTGTTCGGCAGCGAACGCGGCCACCAGCGCTTCGGGGTGCTCGAAGCGGCGGAACGCGTGGCCCATGCCGAGGCGATGGCCCCAGCTGACATCCACGTCCATGCACCAGTACGTCAAGCGACCGCCCAGCAGCGGGCGCCAGTGGTTCTCCCAGGCATGGCCGAGGCCGATGTCGCTGGAGGTAATGCCGAGCACATGGATGTGCGAGATCTGCGGCAGCTTGCTGGCTGCATTCACCCATGAGCCACAATGCACGCCGAACGGAAAACGCATGTTGTCCGGATGGTTGTCCAGCACTACCAGCTGGAACGGCGCCTGTGTGCGCATGCGGCACAACAGCGGCAGGCTGAGATGATGGAAGTCGCCACTGCCCAGCATCACGGTGCCGAGCTGCGCGGGCAGCGGCGCCAGCACTTCGGCGGCGAAACGGTGCAGGGTGGCATTGCTGCAGGCGAAGCGCAGCGGGTCGTGCCACTGCGGCAAGGCCAGGGTCTGCGCCTGGGGCAGCGGCAGCACGCCACCGTCCAGGTCGAGGATCAACGGAGAACGCAACGGCATGTTCAACCGCCTCCATCAGGTTCGCCCTGCAGGTACGGGGCCAGGCGGCGCAGGGCGGCACGCAGCAGCGGGGAGCGTGCGTGGATCGCGTGCCGGGTGGAGGTGAAGCGGGCGCCCAGTTCGGCCTTGATCCGCGAGTCGGTCCAGCCGGCCACGTAGTGGCTCAGGCCGTGCAGCAGCGCGTACTCGAGGTTGTGCATCCAGCTCACCGCGTACAGGTTGTGCTCGCGTGACTGCGGGTAGGCCAGACCGATGTACTTGTCCACCAGCTTTCCGGCGTGGATGTAGCACAGGTTCCAGCCGATCAGCTGACCTTGGTGGCGGTACAGGAACATTCGTCCCTGGCCCTGGCTGTCGGCCAGCAGGTACTGGAAATAGGTCAGGTCGAGCTGGTCGAAATGCACCGCGCTCTGCGCATACACGCCCAGGTACAGCGCATACAGCTCGGCCTGCAGCCGTGGGTCGGCGAGGGCCGGATCGCCGGTGGCGATGCAGTCGATCTGCAGGTCATCACGCGAACGGAGCTTGCGCCGGATGTTCTTGCGGCGCGAGGGCGACAGGCGGCCGAGGTAGCCATCGAGCGAATCGAAATCGATCGCCACCCAGGCAAGCGGCATGCCTTCCAGTTCAACGAAGCCGCGCGCCAGCAAGGCCTGCAGGAACGCCGCGCTGTGCGCGTTGGCCGCGTCGTCCAGCAGCGGTGAATCGATGGCCAGGTCCTTGACCACCAGCAGCCGGGTATCGCCGATCGCGTGACGCGTCACGTCCTCGGCCAGCGCCTCCGGCGCCACGTGCGCCGGCAGCGGGGTGTACTCGGTGCTGGTGGCACCGACGAAACGGGTCTTCCAGGTGATCCATGGCCGCCACAGGCGCGACAGCGGCAGGCCGAGCAGCTTGCTGCGCAGCGCGTCGTCCATCGTGGTGGTCAGGTCCAGCGGCGCACGGAAGGTCGGCAGGCCACTGGGAAGGCGGCCTGCCTCGAATCCGAGCGGCGGGTGGGCCAGGAAACCCTCCAGCAGCGCGGCCGGTTCCAGCGCGGTGCTGGATGCGCGTGACGTCATCTCCATCGGCACGGGAACCGGCAGCGCATCCAGCCTCAGCCCTTGGCCTTGGTCAGCGCCTGGTCGAGCAGGGTGATCGCCAGGTCGATCTCTTCGTAGCTGATGTCCAGCGACGGCGCGAAGGTGATCACGTTCTTGTACCAGCCACCCACGTCGAGCACGAGGCCCATGCGCTTGCCGTCGTGCAGGAGGTCACCGGCCAGGCCGATGTCGACCATGCGGTCCAGCAGTTCCTTGTTCGGGGTGTAGCCGTCGGCCTGGCAGATTTCGGCGCGCAGGGCCAGGCCCAGGCCGTCGACGTCGCCGATTTCCGGGTGGCGCTTCTGCAGTCCACGCAGGCCGTCGAGGAAGTACGCGCCCTTTTCCGGTACGGTGCGCTCGTAGTCCATTTCCTTGCCCAGCTTCAACACTTCCAGGCCCAGGCGGGTGCCCAGCGGGTTGGAGTTGAAGGTGGAGTGGGTGGAACCCGGCGGGAACACGGTCGGGTTGATCAGCTCTTCGCGTGCCCACAGGCCCGACAGCGGGTTCAGGCCGTTGGTCAGCGCCTTGCCGAACACCAGCACGTCCGGGGTCACGCCGAAATGCTCGATCGACCACAGCTTGCCGGTACGCCAGAAGCCCATCTGGATCTCATCGACCACCATCAGGATGCCGTACTTGTCCAGCACGCGCTTGAGGCCGGTGAAGAAGTTGCGCGGCGGAATGACGTAGCCGCCGGTGCCCTGGATCGGCTCGACGTAGAACGCGGCGTACTCGGCCTGGCCGACCTTGGGGTCCCACACGCCGTTGTACTCGCTTTCGAAAAGGCGCTCGAACTGCCACACGCAGTGGTCGGAATACTCGTCCGGGGTCATGCCCTTCGGGCGACGGAAGGGGTACGGGAACGGGATGAACATCGCGCGCTCGCCGAAGTGGCCGTAGCGGCGGCGGTAGCGGTAGCTGGAGGTGATCGACGAGGCACCCAGGGTGCGGCCGTGGTAGCCGCCTTCGAAGGCGAACATCAGGCTCTTGCCGCCGCGCGCGTTGCGCACGATCTTCAGCGAGTCTTCAATGGCCTGCGCGCCGCCGACATTGAAATGCACGCGACCGTCGAGGCCGAACTTTTCGTGCATGTCCACGGCAATGGTCTTGGCCAGCTGCACGCGGGTCGGATGCAGGTATTGGCTGGCGACCTGCGGCAGGGTGTCGATCTGGTCCTTCAGCGCGTCATTCAGGCGCTTGTTGCTGTAGCCGAAGTTGCAGGCCGAGTACCACATCTGCAGATCGAGGTAGGGCACGCCCGCACCGTCGAACATGTAGCTGCCTTCGCCGCGCTGGAAGATCTTCGGCGGGTCGACGTAGTGGACGGTATCGCCGAAGGAGCTGTAGCGGGCTTCGTCGGCCAGCAGCTGCGCGTCGGAGGCAGCGGCGTCGGCGTTCTTGTCAAAAATGTTCATGCAGTTCGGTTCCGTGAAGGACGTTCGAAAGGGGCGACGGGGGAGCGTGCTTGGAGGGAGTACTCAGGCGGTGGCCAGCAGCGGGGGCAGTGCGGCGGGCTGCGGGCGGGCGTCGATGCGACGTGGCTGCAGCAGGCTGCCATCGAGCAGGCGCGGCAACAGTGCGACTGCATCGTGGAAGGTTTCGATGGCGGCATGCTCGATGCCGGCATTCGTGCAATGGGTAATCAGGCGGCGCTTGGCGAACACGAAGTCGGCGTCTTCGGACACGCAGAAATCCGAGCTGCCGTCACCGATCATCAGCACGCGCGGTGCTTCGTTGGCGCGCGCCTGCGCGGCGCAGGTGCACTTGCAGGTGCCACTGCGGCAGCCTTCGGCCTGGTAGGGCGACTCCAGTTCCCAATGGTCTTCGCACCAGCGCAGGTGGTTGGCCACCACCGGCAGCTGCGACAGGCCGTGGTTGGCCAGGATGCGGTGGATCGCATAGTCCAGGCCGTCACTGACGATGCGCAGCGGCAGGCCCAGCTGTTCGGCACGGCTGACAAAGGCGGCGAAGCCCGGGTCGATCTGTACCTGGTCCAGGTGCGCGTCGAGCGTGGCCGGGTCCAGCTTCAGCAGCCGCACCTGGCCCTGCATGCATTTACGCGAGCCGATCTTTCCCGCTTTCCACTGGTCTTCCAGTTCCTGCCAGCCCGGCTGGCCGTACTTTTCCAGCAGCGAGTCGATGACATCTTCGAGGCTGATGGTGCCGTCGAAGTCACACAGGATGCTCCAGTGCATGGGCAGGTCCGTCGATGAAAGAAACGCCCGGCCCGATGCCGGGGCAGGCTCAATGTAGGCAGGCCGCCTTTCTCGTTCCTTTCCTGTTGAAAGGCTCTTCTGACAGGCTGGGAAAACGTTCAGGAAGGTGCACGGATGAATGCGCGGAGGGCAGGCCACGCGTGCACGTTCGGGTCAGGCGCGGGCCAGGACCTGCAGTATTTCGGCAGTCTCTTCGCGGGTCTCCCAGGCGCTGTTGCCAAGGGTCAGCATGCGTGCGGCGAAGTCGCGTGCATTGGGCATGTCGTCCTGCGGCACGATGCCGCGCAGGTACGCGTAGCCGGGCAGGGCATGGATGAACATGCGGCTGGCGCCGAGACCACGTGGCCACAGGTCCTTCAGTACGGCATCGCGGGCGCGCTGGCTGGGCAGCAGCAGCATCAGCAGTGGCCAGGTGCCACCGCTACCGGCGAGGCCGTCGACCACTTCTACGGCTGGCAGCTGTGCCAGCTGCACGCGCAGCTGCAACGCACGCAGGCGACCGGCCTGCAGGAACGCCGGCAAGCGCCGCGCGGCATGCGCGCCGATGTTCTGCCGCCAGTGGCTGACCCGGTGCTGCGGTATATCAAGCGGGAAAATGTCACCGACCGCTTCTTCCAGATCGTCGCGTTGAAGCGCACTGCGCAATGGATTGCCATACACCAGCGACAGCAGCGAAGGGCGATAGCAGGCAGCAAGGCCGATCAACTGCACGCTGCGCAGCAGCTCCCAGTGCAGGCTGGAGCGAACGTGCTGGACGGCATGTTCGGCCAGCCCAGCACGCAGTTCGTCGTCACGGCTGACCAGCAGGCCGCCTTCATGCAGGCTCAGGCCCTTGCCGGCAGCCAGGCTGAAGAATCCGATATCGCCACGCAGGCCGACACTGCTGTTGCCGACCCGTGCGCCGAGTGCCTGTGCGGCGTCCTCGATCACCCAGGCGCCGGCGTTGCGGGCGACTTCGCAGGCCAGTTCGACATCGGCGATGCGCCCGCCCAGGTGGGTCGGCAGGATCGCCAGCGTGCGCGCATCGGCCAGACGCCTGAGCTGGCCGGGATCAAAGTCGAAGTGGCCACGACGGGTATCGCAGAGTTGCACGCGCAGGCCCAGGCTGTGCACCGCGATCGGCACCAGCGGGCAGGTATAGGCCGGCATGATCACGGTGTCGCGCCTTGGCGCGCGCTTGCGCAGCGTACGCAGCGCGATCAGCAGTGCATGCGTGCCGGAACAGGTCAGCTGCAGTGGCGGTGTGCCGAGCTGGCTGGCCAGGACTTCGCGCAGGTCGCCACCTCCGGGCAGGAAATCGCTGGCCTGAATCGGCAGGCCAGCGGTAGGTGGCAGTTCGCGCGCGAACAGGCTCATCGCAGCCCGCTCACGACGCGCTTTCGGCGGGACTGTGCGGGTCGTCCGCTTCAGCGCGGCCGAGGCAGACGATGCCGGCCACGATCAGTACCGCACCGAGCAGATGGTGCAGGGTCAGTGGCTCGTTCAACAGCCACGCCGACAGCAGCAGCACGCTGATCACTTCCAGGTGTGATGCGGCAAACGCGGGGCCGATCGGCGCATGGCGCAGCAGGCTCATCCAGGTGAAGAACGCACCCACGTAGCCGAGGATGGCGCCGTACACCCACGGCTGCGACAGCACGCGCAGCAGCCAGGCGGTGTTGGCCTCGACCGGCAGCGCGGCGTCACCGGCGTACTTGAAGCACAGCTGGGCCAGCGTGTCGAAGGCCATCAGCAGCGGGAAACCGATCACATACAGGCGCCTCATGAGCCGGCCCCCACCATCGCCACGCCTGCGGTGACCAGCAGCATGCCAGTCACCCGCAGCGGCGTGAGCTTCTCGCGGAACAGGAAACGACCGGCGATCATCAACGCAACGATGTTGATCGAGCCCAGCAGCACGCCCTTGGACAGCGGCACCAGCGACAGGAACGCAATCCAGGCCACGAACTCGAGCACGTAGCAGGCGATGCCGATCCACAGCCAAGGGCGGCTGAGCATGTGTTTCCAGCGTTGCAGTCCTTCGCCTTCCTGCGGATCGCTGGCGGCGGCCTTGAAGGCGAGCTGGCCACCGGTATCGAGTACCACATTGGCCAGCCACAGCAGGGTGGCGAGTGCCCCCATCTCAGGCCACCGCCTTGAGCACGCCCGTGCGTTCACCGATCTCGGTGAAAAAGCGCGCGCTGCGACGGATCACATCGCGGCGTTCGCGATCGATGGTGATCATGTGGTAGCTGTCTTCCAGCACCACCAGTTCCTTCGGGCCGCTGACCCGCGACATCACCAGCTCAGCGTTGCCCATGCTGGCCACATCGTCTTCGCGGGCGTGCATCACCAGGCACGGTGCGGTGACCTGGTGCAGGTGGCGGCGGGTCCAGTTGCTCAGCGCACGCATCTCGGCCAGCGCATGCCAGGGATTGCCCGGCAGGCCGGCGGCGGCGCTGTCGCCGGACAGCATGGCGGCGCTGACCTGCGCGCGCAGGCGCTCGTCGCGCAGGCCGTACGGCGGTTCTTCCATGAACATGCGGTCGCGGCCGATGTTGAAGCGCTTGAACCACGGCAGCAGGAACGAGAAGCGGGCCACGGCGGGGATGTTCCAGCCGTCATAGCGGAAAGTGGCGCCGTATACGCCGACCCCGGACACCCACTCGGGGCGACGTGCAGCAAGCGCCAGTGACAGCACCGCGCCCATCGACAGGCCACCGACGAACAGCTGGTCAACCTTGCCGCGCAGGGTTGCCGCGGCATCTTCCACGCCCTGGTACCACTGTTCCCAGGTGGTCGCCAGCAGGTCATCCACGCTGCCGCAATGGCCGGGCAGCTGCACGCCGTGCACGGTGAAACCGGCGTTGTTCAGCCCTTTGCCCAGCATGCGCATTTCCGCCGGAGTGCCGGTCAGTCCATGGACCAGCAGCACGCCCTGTGGGCCACCGGGGAGGAAGAAGTCGTGCGATTCGGTCACCTGGCGGCTCCGGGACGGCAGTGGGGATGGCAGGATCGCAAGCGCGATTTTCGCCAGCCTTTCAGCGCCCCGGGCCGGGTCAGGGCGCCTTCAGCAGCGGCAGCGTGATGGCGACCTTCAGTCCGCCACCGGGGCGGTTCAGGAAGCTCAGGCGGCCGCCGAAGTGCTCCACCGCCTCGTGCGCGATGGCCAGGCCGAGGCCGGTGCCGCTGGCAGCGGTGCCCGGCGCCCGGAAGAAGCGCTCGCCCAGCCGTGGCATCACGTCGTCGGGCACGCCAGGGCCGTTGTCTTCCACATACAGTTCGACATCATTGTCGTCCAACGCGTGCACGCCTACCGTGACGGTTGCATTGCGGCCGGCATAACGCAGGGCATTGTCGATCAGGTTGTCCAGCGCCTCCTGCAGCATGGCGCCGTTGCCGAGTACACGCAGCGGATGGGGGCTGCCGCGGTAGCCCAGATCGATGCCATCGCGGATCGCCTCCGGTACGCGCATGCCGACCCACTGCGGCACCAGCTCGCACAGATCCAGTGCCTCCACGGTATCGGGCACGGTCTGCGCCCGGCTCAGCGCCAGCAGCTGGGTGCTGACCCGGGCCGTGCGCTGGTTGAGCCGGCGGATGTGCTGCAGCGCCTCGCGCACCGTATCGGGGTCACCGTGTGCCAGCGCCTGGTCCACGTGCAGGGCCATGCCGGCCAGCGGCGAACGCAGCTGGTGCGCGGCATCGGCGATGAAGCGGTTCTGCAACGTGATCATTTCCGCCTGGCGGGCAAACAGATCGTCGATGGTGCTGATCAGTGGCTGGATCTCCTCCGGTACATCGGCATCGGAGATCGGTGCCAGCTCGCCGCGGCGCTGCGCCAGGCGGGTCCTCAGCGGGGTCAGGATGCGCAGGCCGTAGGTCACGCCGAACCAGACCAGCGCGGCAGTGCCCAGCGCCAGCATGGTCATCAGCGGGATGATGATCATCAGGATCTCGCGCGCACGCTGTCGGCGGTCGGCCATGCTCTCGGCCACGGTCACCGCCAGCTGGTCCTGTGGATCGTTCATCGCCTGCGTGCAGACGGTGGCCATGCGCACCTGCTGGCCATTGAGGTTGCCGTCGTACAGCGCCGGATGCACGCCGGTGCAGTCCTGTGAAGGGGCGTACGGGCTGAAGTCTGCATTGCCGCTGAGGGTACCCATGCGGCTGCTGTCGACGTTGAAGTAGCGATGGCCGTCGGGGTCGTACTCGATCAGGAAGCGTGCCTGCGGAGACAGGTCGCTGGTCACCGGCATGGTGCTCAGCATCTGCGCGAACGAATGCGTGTCGTCGATCAGGTTGCGGTCGTGGATGCGGTTGGAATAGTCCAGCGCAACGTAATAGGCCAGGATCGTGTTGAAGGTGAGCAGGCCCAGCATCGGCAGCGCCAGAAAGGCGAGCAGGCGCCGACGCAGGCTGGGTGGTCCACTGATCACGAGGCGCTTTCGTCCTGCGCGTCTTCCAGCATGTAGCCCAGCCCGCGCACGGTGCGGATGCCCATGCCGCCGGGTTGCAGCTTGCGGCGCAGGCGGTGCAGGGCGATGTCCAGGCCGTTGTCGGTGAGATCCTGGCCCCAGTCGCACAGCGCTTCCACCAGTTGCGCGCGCGACACGATGCGCTCGGCGCGAACCGCCAGCGCCGACAGCAGGCCGAATTCGCGTGCGGTCAGTTCCAGAGACTGGTCGTCGATCCACACCCGATGCCCGGCCAGGTCGATGCGAAGGCGGCCGATGCGCAGGTCCGGGTTGCCATTGCTGGTGACCCGGCGCAGCTGGGCGCGCACGCGCGCTTCGAACTCGTCCAGCGCGAACGGCTTGACCAGGTAGTCATCGGCACCCAGGTCGAGCACACGCACGCGCTCGGCCAGGCCGTCACGGGCGGTCACCACCAGCACTGCGAGGCCATCACCGCGCTGGCGCAGGCGCTGCAGCACGTCGCGGCCATCCAGCTGCGGCAGCCCCAGGTCCAGTACCAGCAGCGCGTACTGCGTCGAGCCCAGTGCAGCATCGGCGTGCGCACCGTTGTCGACGTGGTCGACCACGTGCCCCTGCCGGCGCAGCGAGGCGCACAGGCCGGAGGCGATATCCGGGTCGTCTTCAGCAATCAGAACGCGCATGCGCGGGGCTCCTGTAACGGTCAGGCCCACCGGATGGACGGGGTGGGCCTCTCGGCTGCCGAGGGTAGCCGCAAACCGGCTGCAGGTGGAGCGCGCCGGCACCTCCCGGCACCGTCGCGCTGTCTCTCCATTCAGTCCTGCAGGCCCGGCTCACCGAGCGCCAGCGGCACCCGCGAACCATCCAGCAGGCCACGGCTGAGCTTGCCACCCTCGATGAACAGCAGTTCGCCGTTCTCGCCGTTCTTGATGCTGCTGTCGATGGCGATCACGCGGTCGCCGTGGAAGCTGCTGACGTGCGGCATCGAGGTATGGCCAACCACGATGCGCTTGAGCTGCAGGCGGTCGAGCACAGCCTGCACACCCGCGGTGTCGAGGCGGCCATCGAAATAGCCGCGGTACCAGATCGGGCTGGTCTTGCCGTCATACAGCGGTGCGGTGGCCGGGTCGGCCTTCACTTCGGCCTTGGGCAGGCCCAGCGAGGCCTGATAGGCCGCGTTGGTGCGTGCCGGGTCCAGCGCCAGCTGCACCGCCTCGGGCGAAATGCCGCCGTGCAGGAACAGGGTGTCGCCGATCTTCAGCAGCACCGGGCGGGTGCGCAGCCACTGCCCGATCACCGAATCGGCACCGTACAGCTGCGGGTAGCTGCGGCCGAGCAGCTGGGCGCTGCGCAGGTACTTCGGGTTGACGTAGCGCAGGTCGTCGTACAGCACCATGGTCTCGTGGTTGCCGAGCACGAAGTGCACTGCGCCACCGGCGGCGGCCGCCTGCTGCTGCAGGCCATACAGCAGCCAGAACGCTTCGGTCACCTGCGGGCCGCGGTCGAACACATCGCCGGCGATGACCAGGGTGTCCTTGCCCAGCGCCCAGCGGTCCTGTGCGTCGATGACCTGGTGGGCGCGCAGCAGGCGCACCAGCAGCCCGTACTGGCCATGGATGTCGGACAGCGCGACGATGCGCGGCACGGCCGGCAGCACGGAAACCGAAGG includes the following:
- a CDS encoding LysR family transcriptional regulator ArgP; translated protein: MDLVHPQLAAFAAVLEEGSFEAAARRLSISPSALSQRIKALEDRLGQVLVVRQAPCRPTAAGEALLRRVRPMQALEAEALAELLPERGSSDAARTPIPLAVNDDSLDTWFVPAIADLHQRHGYLFDLRMDDQDHTLRLLRDGSVAGAVTAESQPVKGCNVHPLGAMRYQAIASPGFARQYFSDGMDATALARAPMLVFNRKDELQWRFVRRLTRARLQPPLHYLPSSTGFVEAAACGLGWGLAPETLAAPAVRAGRVVVLEPRRWFDVPLYWQHAAVRSSTLQRITQALRTAASGTLR
- a CDS encoding LysE/ArgO family amino acid transporter, giving the protein MWIAATVAGLFAGAGLIIAIGAQNAFVLRQGLQQRHVGRVVLACAGADIALILAGVGGMGALVLQWPLLLQVLRIGGAVFLLWYGLQAGMRAWRGGSALAAGDVDGGDRRQVLLTCLAFTLLNPHVYLDTVVLLGSLSTRYPGDLRWAFAAGACLASVAWFCTLGYGARLLQPVFRRPSAWRVLDAGVAMFMLCLAMLLLLRPL
- the map gene encoding type I methionyl aminopeptidase; amino-acid sequence: MIKRPDEIVLMAESGRLLAQVFAALDQLPLQGRSTMEVNDFVERMIVDELQARPASKGQYGFPYVLNTSIDNVICHGVPSTTDVLRNGQIVNLDITLEKNGYIADSSTTYLVGEVDYAARRLVQTAYQAMWKGIAAVRPGSRLGDIGHAIARHARSHGYSVVKEYCGHGIGQEMHEEPQILHYGHPNTGMVLEEGMVFTIEPMLNQGKPAIRQQPDEWPVYTRDGKLSAQFEHTVAVTGSGVRVLTLRPGETPLCAVDAA
- a CDS encoding ParD-like family protein, which encodes MGIVNIDDTLHDQLRRACTVSSRSINAQANFWIRVGMLCELNPTLSFQDIVASELRAAGVQPPLLPPGQV
- a CDS encoding bleomycin resistance protein, which produces MPQTVIPQLRMRHADTTLPFYVQGLGFVVDWEHRFEPGFPLFAQLTRDGQTIFLTEHSGDCEVGGAVYFIVDDVDSLHRAFGAANVPIEQPPHDTEWGSREMLLRDPDGNRLRFATHTD
- a CDS encoding GNAT family N-acetyltransferase → MEMTSRASSTALEPAALLEGFLAHPPLGFEAGRLPSGLPTFRAPLDLTTTMDDALRSKLLGLPLSRLWRPWITWKTRFVGATSTEYTPLPAHVAPEALAEDVTRHAIGDTRLLVVKDLAIDSPLLDDAANAHSAAFLQALLARGFVELEGMPLAWVAIDFDSLDGYLGRLSPSRRKNIRRKLRSRDDLQIDCIATGDPALADPRLQAELYALYLGVYAQSAVHFDQLDLTYFQYLLADSQGQGRMFLYRHQGQLIGWNLCYIHAGKLVDKYIGLAYPQSREHNLYAVSWMHNLEYALLHGLSHYVAGWTDSRIKAELGARFTSTRHAIHARSPLLRAALRRLAPYLQGEPDGGG
- a CDS encoding aspartate aminotransferase family protein; amino-acid sequence: MNIFDKNADAAASDAQLLADEARYSSFGDTVHYVDPPKIFQRGEGSYMFDGAGVPYLDLQMWYSACNFGYSNKRLNDALKDQIDTLPQVASQYLHPTRVQLAKTIAVDMHEKFGLDGRVHFNVGGAQAIEDSLKIVRNARGGKSLMFAFEGGYHGRTLGASSITSSYRYRRRYGHFGERAMFIPFPYPFRRPKGMTPDEYSDHCVWQFERLFESEYNGVWDPKVGQAEYAAFYVEPIQGTGGYVIPPRNFFTGLKRVLDKYGILMVVDEIQMGFWRTGKLWSIEHFGVTPDVLVFGKALTNGLNPLSGLWAREELINPTVFPPGSTHSTFNSNPLGTRLGLEVLKLGKEMDYERTVPEKGAYFLDGLRGLQKRHPEIGDVDGLGLALRAEICQADGYTPNKELLDRMVDIGLAGDLLHDGKRMGLVLDVGGWYKNVITFAPSLDISYEEIDLAITLLDQALTKAKG